The following are from one region of the Lepeophtheirus salmonis chromosome 8, UVic_Lsal_1.4, whole genome shotgun sequence genome:
- the LOC121123550 gene encoding venom protease gives MIYKGILFCLIISKDFRSAFCLTEYTCDGNQNISLKEESIILKSPNYPQFYKGRIDCSFNIKTSPNQNLTMECSIFRVTGLGPKCIFGGVEINGQGHGEDHELLCGSYSTLKLSRRNVLFFNFYNKYFQNKGFMCVIKAQEEEFKCKCGTKNVNSRIVGGKEVEENEYPWHIGIVNIGENLPFCGGALVTDRHVVTAGHCFQTFRKVEILLGEHNIRNSHDTALRIRVKKVEVHKEFNIIAKNDYDITLLTLERPIKFRREIQPICLPFKDEDFVGTMCTITGWGRLNETGPQPDILQEVNVPVITNDVCKKSYKTLTPRLICAGYMKGELDACQGDSGGPLSCPQNNRYVLVGSTSYGVGCARPGFPGVYSRITVLQDWINERIGDGVLCD, from the exons ATGATATACAAGGGAATTTTGTTTTGCTTAATCATATCTAAG GATTTCCGATCCGCTTTTTGTTTGACGGAGTATACTTGTGATGGGAATCAAAATATATCTCTCAAGGAGGAGTCTATCATCCTTAAAAGCCCAAATTATCCTCAGTTTTATAAAGGGAGAATTGATTGTTCATTTAATATCAAGACCTCACCCAATCAAAATCTTACCATGGAATGTTCCATCTTTCGTGTGACAGGTCTTGGTCCAAAATGTATCTTTGGGGGTGTTGAAATCAATGGTCAAGGTCATGGTGAAGATCATGAATTACTCTGCGGATCCTATTCAACGTTAAAGCTGAGCCGGAGgaacgttttattttttaatttttataacaagtaCTTTCAAAATAAGGGATTTATGTGTGTCATCAAGGCACAGGAAGAGGAATTTAAGTGCAAATGTGGAacaaaaaatgtgaatagtcgGATTGTTGGAGGGAAAGAAGTGGAGGAAAATGAGTACCCTTGGCATATAGGAATTGTGAATATTGGGGAAAATTTACCCTTCTGTGGGGGAGCATTAGTTACAGATCGCCACGTGGTAACAGCTGGGCACTGTTTCCAAACCTTTCGTAAAGTTGAGATCTTGTTGGGGGAACACAACATCCGAAATAG CCATGACACTGCTCTCCGTATTCGAGTCAAAAAAGTTGAAGTACACAAGGAATTTAACATTATAGCCAAGAATGATTATGATATTACCTTACTCACGCTTGAACGGCCTATCAAATTCAGAAGAGAAATACAACCCATTTGTCTTCCTTTTAAGGATGAGGACTTTGTTGGAACAATGTGTACAATCACCGGTTGGGGGAGACTCAACGAAACAGGACCACAACCAGATATACTCCAAGAGGTTAATGTTCCTGTTATAACGAACgatgtttgtaaaaaaagttataaaacattAACACCACGATTGATATGTGCTGGCTATATGAAAGGAGAATTAGACGCATGCCAAGGAGATAGTGGAG GCCCACTATCATGCCCACAAAATAATCGATACGTTCTCGTTGGATCAACTTCTTATGGAGTTGGATGTGCAAGACCTGGCTTTCCTGGAGTTTATTCTCGTATCACAGTTCTGCAAGATTGGATTAACGAAAGGATAGGAGATGGAGTTTTGTGTGATTaa